The following proteins come from a genomic window of Pseudochaenichthys georgianus chromosome 19, fPseGeo1.2, whole genome shotgun sequence:
- the wnt3 gene encoding proto-oncogene Wnt-3 translates to MDLYLIGYLMCVWLSSSRVLGGYPIWWSLALGQQYSSLGSQPILCGSIPGLVPKQLRFCRNYIEIMPSVAEGVKLGIQECQHQFRGRRWNCTTIKDNLAIFGPVLDKATRESAFVHAIASAGVAFAVTRSCAEGTSTMCGCDSHHKGPPGEGWKWGGCSEDAEFGVLVSREFADARENRPDARSAMNRHNNEAGRSTILDHMHLRCKCHGLSGSCEVKTCWWAQPDFRMLGDYLKDKYDSASEMVVEKHRESRGWVETLRVKYNFFKHPTERDLVYYEGSPNFCEPNQETGSFGTRDRACNVSSHGIEGCDLLCCGRGHNTRTEKRKEKCHCIFHWCCYVSCQECVRVYDVHTCK, encoded by the exons ATGGATTTGTATCTGATTGGatatttgatgtgtgtgtggttgtccaGCTCACGGGTGCTTGGAGGCTAtcccatctggtg GTCCCTGGCCCTTGGGCAGCAGTACTCGTCTCTGGGCTCCCAACCCATCCTGTGTGGCTCCATCCCCGGCCTGGTGCCCAAGCAGCTGCGTTTCTGTCGCAACTACATAGAGATCATGCCCAGCGTCGCAGAAGGCGTCAAGCTGGGGATCCAGGAGTGCCAGCACCAGTTTAGGGGCCGGCGATGGAACTGTACCACCATCAAGGACAACCTGGCCATCTTCGGCCCCGTGCTAGATAAAG CAACCAGAGAGTCAGCGTTTGTCCACGCCATAGCTTCAGCAGGTGTGGCGTTCGCGGTGACACGCTCCTGCGCCGAGGGCACCTCCACCATGTGCGGCTGTGACTCCCACCACAAGGGACCCCCCGGGGAGGGCTGGAAGTGGGGCGGCTGCAGTGAGGACGCAGAGTTTGGGGTGCTGGTGTCCAGGGAGTTTGCAGACGCCAGAGAGAATCGCCCAGACGCTCGCTCGGCGATGAACCGCCACAACAACGAGGCAGGACGCTCG ACCATCCTGGACCACATGCACCTGCGCTGTAAGTGTCACGGCCTGTCGGGGAGCTGCGAGGTGAAGACCTGCTGGTGGGCGCAGCCGGACTTCCGCATGCTGGGCGACTACCTGAAGGACAAGTACGACAGCGCCTCGGAGATGGTGGTGGAGAAGCACCGCGAGTCCAGAGGCTGGGTAGAGACGCTGCGGGTCAAGTACAACTTCTTCAAGCATCCCACCGAGCGCGACCTGGTCTACTACGAGGGCTCGCCAAACTTCTGCGAGCCCAACCAGGAGACCGGCTCCTTCGGGACGCGCGACCGGGCCTGCAACGTGTCGTCGCACGGCATCGAGGGCTGTGACCTGCTGTGCTGCGGCCGCGGACACAACACCCGGACTGAGAAACGCAAAGAGAAGTGCCACTGCATCTTCCACTGGTGCTGCTACGTCAGCTGTCAGGAGTGCGTGCGCGTCTACGACGTCCACACGTGCAAGTGA